One Chlorobaculum limnaeum genomic window carries:
- a CDS encoding NAD+ synthase, with protein sequence MQPQNLHLDYSLVEAILIPFIRNEIRKFGFGSVVLGLSGGIDSAVVCELAVRALGAQNVLALLMPYKTSSQESIDHAQLMVERLGIRAEVTPVSEVVDAFFATRPDASRLRRGNVMARSRMLCLYDVSARDGCLVLGTSNKTELMLGYGTMFGDMASAVNPIGDLYKTQLFGLARHLGIPAPLIDKPPSADLWEGQSDEADLGFSYDAVDRLLYMMLEERMDRDAILAEGIDPAFYQRVRSMVVRNQYKRMMPVIAKLSSRTPGIDFRYARDWQEVR encoded by the coding sequence ATGCAACCGCAAAACCTCCATCTCGACTACAGCCTGGTCGAAGCCATTCTGATTCCATTCATCCGCAACGAGATCAGGAAGTTCGGCTTCGGATCGGTGGTGCTTGGCCTTTCGGGCGGCATCGATTCTGCGGTGGTGTGCGAGCTCGCCGTCCGGGCGCTCGGCGCACAGAATGTTCTCGCGCTCCTGATGCCTTACAAAACGAGCAGCCAGGAGAGCATCGATCATGCGCAGCTCATGGTGGAGCGGCTCGGCATCCGCGCCGAGGTCACGCCGGTTTCGGAGGTGGTGGACGCCTTTTTCGCGACGCGTCCCGACGCCAGCCGCCTGCGACGGGGCAACGTGATGGCGCGGTCGCGGATGCTCTGCCTCTACGACGTCTCGGCGCGGGACGGCTGCCTGGTGCTCGGCACGAGCAACAAGACCGAGCTGATGCTTGGCTACGGCACGATGTTCGGCGACATGGCCTCGGCGGTCAACCCCATCGGCGACCTCTACAAGACGCAGCTTTTCGGGCTGGCGCGGCACCTCGGTATTCCCGCGCCGCTCATCGACAAGCCGCCATCCGCCGACCTCTGGGAGGGGCAGAGCGACGAAGCCGACCTCGGCTTCAGCTACGACGCGGTTGACCGGCTGCTCTACATGATGCTCGAAGAGCGCATGGATCGCGACGCCATTCTCGCCGAAGGGATCGACCCCGCCTTCTACCAGCGGGTGCGCAGCATGGTGGTGCGCAACCAGTACAAACGCATGATGCCCGTCATCGCCAAACTCTCCAGCCGTACGCCCGGGATCGATTTCCGCTACGCCCGCGACTGGCAGGAGGTGAGGTAG
- a CDS encoding pyruvoyl-dependent arginine decarboxylase, translated as MSFVPTKVFFTKGVGRHKEYLSSFELALRDAKIEKCNLVTVSSIFPPKCERISVEEGLKHLSPGQITFAVMARNSTNENNRLITASVGVALPADDSQYGYLSEHHPYGETAEQSGEYAEDLAATMLATTLGIEFDPNKDWDEREGIYKMSGKIVNSFNITESAEGETGLWTTVISCAVLLP; from the coding sequence TTGTCATTCGTCCCGACAAAAGTATTTTTCACCAAGGGTGTCGGAAGGCACAAAGAGTACCTCTCCTCGTTCGAGCTCGCCCTGCGTGACGCCAAGATCGAAAAGTGCAACCTGGTGACGGTTTCCAGTATCTTTCCTCCAAAATGCGAGCGTATCAGCGTCGAAGAGGGGCTGAAGCACCTTTCACCGGGACAGATCACCTTCGCGGTCATGGCGCGTAACTCAACCAACGAAAACAACCGCCTCATCACCGCCTCGGTCGGCGTGGCGCTTCCGGCGGACGACAGCCAGTACGGCTACCTCTCCGAGCACCACCCCTACGGCGAAACCGCCGAGCAGTCGGGCGAGTACGCCGAGGATCTGGCCGCCACGATGCTGGCGACCACGCTCGGCATCGAGTTCGACCCCAACAAGGACTGGGACGAGCGCGAGGGCATCTACAAGATGAGCGGCAAAATCGTCAACTCCTTCAACATCACCGAGTCCGCCGAGGGCGAAACCGGCCTCTGGACGACCGTGATCTCCTGCGCGGTGCTGCTGCCGTAA
- the nadB gene encoding L-aspartate oxidase, translating to MTQEVKTDVLVIGSGIGGLYFAINMADHATVTIITKKESSTSNTNWAQGGIAATIAGDDSAELHIADTLDAGAGLCDEAMVSILVHEGPAHIRRLIELGVEFTTNPDHTLDLGKEGGHSRNRIVHARDLTGREVETALLARVNAHPNITLLEHHYALELITEHHLGIKTNDITCYGAYVLDTLNHKPKKILSKVTMVASGGLGHVYLHTTNPDIATGDGIAMAYRAGAEIANMEFIQFHPTSLFHPKAKSFLISEAVRGFGGILRNKEGEAFMHRYDRRENLAPRDIVARAIDSEMKKSGDECVFLDVTHLDAERVKEHFPHIHETCLGFGIDMTKEMIPVVPAAHYSCGGIRTDSRGRSTISRLYACGETSCTGVHGANRLASNSLLEALVFAWRSSEDIRAELNSIHFEHEFPDWDDSGTTSPEEWILVAHNKKETQVIMNDYVGIVRSDLRLDRARRRIDFLKEETEAYYKKTRITPQIIELRNIIKVASLVIQSAIKRRESRGLHYTTDFPDKDDKHYLKDTVLRSF from the coding sequence ATGACACAGGAAGTGAAAACCGATGTGCTGGTTATCGGCAGCGGTATTGGTGGGCTTTATTTCGCCATCAACATGGCCGACCACGCCACAGTCACGATCATCACCAAAAAAGAGAGTTCCACCTCCAATACCAACTGGGCGCAGGGTGGCATCGCCGCGACCATCGCGGGTGACGACAGCGCGGAGCTGCACATCGCCGACACGCTCGACGCGGGCGCGGGCCTCTGCGACGAAGCGATGGTAAGCATCCTGGTACATGAAGGACCGGCGCACATCCGGCGACTCATCGAACTTGGCGTGGAGTTCACGACCAACCCCGATCACACGCTCGATCTCGGCAAGGAGGGCGGCCACTCGCGCAACCGCATCGTGCACGCCAGGGATCTGACGGGCCGCGAGGTGGAGACGGCGCTGCTCGCTCGCGTCAACGCGCATCCCAACATCACGCTGCTGGAGCACCACTACGCGCTCGAACTGATCACCGAGCACCACCTCGGCATCAAGACCAACGACATCACCTGCTACGGCGCCTACGTGCTCGACACGCTCAACCACAAGCCGAAGAAGATTCTCTCGAAGGTGACGATGGTGGCCTCGGGCGGGCTGGGCCACGTCTATCTGCATACGACGAATCCGGATATCGCCACGGGCGACGGCATCGCGATGGCCTATCGCGCCGGAGCGGAGATCGCCAACATGGAGTTTATCCAGTTCCACCCGACCTCGCTCTTCCACCCGAAAGCCAAGTCATTCCTGATCTCCGAGGCGGTACGCGGATTCGGCGGCATTTTGCGCAACAAGGAGGGCGAAGCGTTCATGCACCGCTACGACCGGCGCGAGAACCTCGCCCCGCGCGACATCGTGGCGCGAGCGATCGACTCGGAAATGAAGAAGAGCGGCGACGAATGCGTCTTTCTCGACGTGACGCACCTCGACGCGGAACGGGTGAAGGAGCACTTCCCGCACATTCACGAGACCTGCCTCGGTTTCGGCATCGACATGACAAAGGAGATGATTCCAGTGGTTCCGGCGGCACACTACTCATGCGGCGGCATCAGAACGGACAGCCGGGGACGCAGCACCATCAGCCGTCTCTACGCCTGCGGCGAGACGAGCTGCACCGGCGTACACGGCGCAAACCGACTGGCGAGCAACTCCCTGCTCGAAGCGCTGGTCTTCGCCTGGCGCTCCAGCGAGGATATTCGGGCGGAGCTGAATTCGATCCATTTCGAGCACGAATTCCCCGACTGGGACGACTCCGGCACAACCAGCCCGGAAGAGTGGATTCTGGTGGCGCACAACAAAAAAGAGACGCAGGTGATCATGAACGACTACGTCGGCATCGTCCGCAGCGACCTGCGCCTCGACCGCGCACGCCGCCGCATCGACTTCCTCAAGGAGGAGACCGAGGCCTACTACAAAAAAACGAGGATCACCCCTCAGATCATCGAACTGCGCAACATCATCAAGGTAGCAAGCCTCGTCATCCAGAGCGCCATCAAACGCCGGGAATCCCGCGGCCTGCACTACACGACGGATTTTCCGGACAAGGATGACAAGCACTACCTGAAAGACACCGTGCTGCGGTCGTTTTAG
- the smpB gene encoding SsrA-binding protein SmpB: MAKKQQGKPEYVTAISNRKARFEFEIFDTFEAGIELLGSEVKSVRLGKASLSESYAMIHHGQVWLENMQITPYEHNTLDELEPKRSRRLLLHKAEIMRLQSKISEKGLTLIPLKAYFNKRGVLKIELGLARGKKLYDKRETIKNRDAERQLQQLKKQY; encoded by the coding sequence TTGGCAAAAAAGCAACAAGGCAAACCGGAGTACGTCACGGCGATCAGCAATCGCAAGGCGCGGTTCGAGTTCGAGATTTTCGACACCTTCGAGGCGGGCATCGAATTGCTCGGCAGCGAGGTGAAGTCCGTGCGCCTCGGCAAGGCGAGCCTCAGCGAGAGCTACGCCATGATCCACCACGGCCAGGTGTGGCTCGAAAACATGCAGATCACCCCCTACGAGCACAACACGCTCGACGAACTCGAACCCAAGCGCTCGCGCCGCCTGCTCCTGCACAAGGCGGAGATCATGCGCCTGCAATCGAAGATCAGCGAGAAGGGGCTGACCCTCATTCCGCTCAAGGCATACTTCAACAAGCGCGGCGTGCTGAAAATCGAACTCGGCCTCGCCCGTGGCAAAAAGCTCTACGACAAGCGCGAGACCATCAAGAATCGTGACGCCGAACGGCAGTTGCAGCAGCTCAAAAAACAGTATTAA
- the tyrS gene encoding tyrosine--tRNA ligase, producing the protein MHFPPVKEQLDIIVNNTVEVISTDELEKKLTKSLKTGTPLKIKLGADPSRPDLHLGHSVVLRKLREFQDLGHEAILIIGDFTAMIGDPSGKSKTRPQLTAGEARENGKSYFEQASKILDPEKTTICYNADWLGQMQFADVIRLASHYTVARMLERDDFEKRYRSQTPISIHEFLYPLAQGMDSVHLKNDVELGGTDQKFNLLVGRDLQREYGIEPQVCITMPLLVGTDGVEKMSKSLGNAICFNDTPEDMYGRTLSIPDTLIETYWNLLVPHHSGNGAPIAERIAANPRETKRELAREVVAQYYSADDASKAQEHFDRVIVNKQAPDDLVTVEFEEASMPVVELLMALKAFPSKNEARRMIQQGAVQAGEEKIADINAVIEFAETPVIIRAGKRKFFKVASAKKSF; encoded by the coding sequence ATGCACTTTCCACCCGTCAAGGAACAGCTCGATATTATCGTCAACAACACCGTCGAGGTCATCAGCACCGACGAGCTTGAAAAGAAGCTCACCAAATCCCTCAAGACCGGCACGCCGCTGAAGATCAAGCTCGGCGCGGATCCGTCGCGCCCCGACCTGCATCTCGGCCACTCGGTGGTGCTCCGAAAGTTGCGCGAATTCCAGGACTTGGGCCACGAGGCAATTCTCATCATCGGCGACTTCACGGCCATGATCGGCGATCCGTCGGGCAAGAGCAAGACCCGCCCGCAGCTCACCGCCGGGGAAGCGAGGGAGAACGGCAAAAGCTACTTCGAGCAGGCCTCGAAAATCCTCGATCCCGAAAAGACCACCATCTGCTACAACGCCGACTGGCTGGGCCAGATGCAGTTTGCCGACGTGATCCGGCTCGCCAGCCACTACACGGTGGCGCGGATGCTGGAGCGCGACGATTTCGAGAAGCGCTACCGCTCGCAGACGCCGATCTCGATCCACGAGTTCCTCTACCCGCTCGCCCAGGGGATGGACTCCGTGCACCTGAAAAACGACGTGGAGCTTGGCGGCACCGACCAGAAGTTCAACCTCCTCGTGGGGCGCGACCTCCAGCGCGAGTACGGCATCGAGCCGCAGGTCTGCATCACCATGCCGCTGCTCGTGGGCACCGACGGCGTCGAAAAGATGTCCAAGTCGCTCGGCAACGCCATCTGCTTCAACGACACGCCGGAGGATATGTACGGCCGCACGCTTTCGATTCCCGACACGCTGATCGAAACGTACTGGAACCTGCTCGTGCCGCACCACAGCGGCAACGGCGCGCCCATCGCCGAACGGATCGCCGCCAATCCTCGCGAGACCAAGCGCGAACTCGCCCGCGAGGTGGTCGCGCAGTACTACTCGGCGGACGATGCCTCGAAAGCGCAGGAGCACTTCGACCGGGTAATCGTCAACAAACAGGCTCCGGACGATCTCGTGACCGTCGAGTTCGAGGAGGCTTCGATGCCAGTCGTCGAGCTGCTCATGGCGCTCAAGGCGTTCCCGTCGAAGAACGAGGCGCGGCGCATGATCCAGCAGGGCGCGGTGCAGGCGGGCGAGGAGAAAATCGCCGACATCAACGCCGTGATCGAGTTCGCTGAAACGCCGGTCATCATCCGCGCGGGCAAGCGTAAATTTTTTAAGGTGGCGAGCGCAAAAAAATCGTTTTGA
- the cysQ gene encoding 3'(2'),5'-bisphosphate nucleotidase CysQ — protein MNQKLMNNNPSNTLLNIAIEAALMAGHEILAVYESGDFSVEAKADGSPLTRADKLAHAKIAAKLEKTGVPILSEEGRTIPFAERAAWGRLWIVDPLDGTKEFISCNGEFTVNIALVENGTPVLGIIYVPDLHELFYGVVDQGALKVEGANGFDNIGELLATAILLPLKHDATTYRVAVSRSHMNERTISFIDSLREEHPGLEIMQLGSSLKFCMAASGEADIYPRFGPTMEWDTAAGHAIALAAGKRMEKADDEGEITYNKENLLNPYFIVR, from the coding sequence ATGAACCAGAAACTGATGAACAACAACCCATCGAACACCCTGTTGAACATTGCCATAGAGGCTGCGCTTATGGCCGGACATGAGATTCTTGCTGTTTACGAATCCGGAGATTTCTCCGTCGAGGCGAAGGCGGATGGTTCGCCATTGACCCGAGCGGACAAACTGGCTCACGCCAAGATTGCCGCGAAACTTGAAAAAACCGGAGTACCCATCCTGAGCGAAGAGGGCCGAACGATTCCTTTTGCCGAACGCGCGGCATGGGGGCGCTTGTGGATTGTCGATCCGCTGGACGGCACAAAAGAGTTTATTTCATGCAATGGTGAATTTACCGTCAACATCGCGCTTGTCGAGAACGGAACTCCGGTTCTCGGCATCATCTACGTGCCGGATCTGCACGAGCTGTTTTACGGGGTTGTCGACCAGGGCGCGTTGAAGGTCGAGGGCGCGAATGGTTTCGATAACATCGGCGAGCTGCTGGCGACGGCCATCCTGCTGCCCCTTAAGCATGATGCTACGACGTACCGGGTGGCTGTCAGCCGTTCGCACATGAACGAACGGACGATAAGCTTCATCGATTCATTGCGCGAGGAGCATCCTGGTCTGGAGATCATGCAACTCGGCAGTTCGCTCAAATTCTGCATGGCAGCCTCCGGTGAAGCCGACATCTACCCTCGCTTCGGCCCCACCATGGAATGGGACACCGCCGCAGGTCACGCGATTGCGCTGGCTGCCGGAAAACGCATGGAGAAAGCTGACGATGAAGGCGAGATCACCTACAATAAAGAGAACCTTTTAAATCCATATTTTATAGTGAGATAA
- the murA gene encoding UDP-N-acetylglucosamine 1-carboxyvinyltransferase translates to MDKLVIRGGKKICGSIAASGSKNSALPVIAATLLTPDGAFAIDRIPDLKDVRTFIQLLEYLGAETSFENNLLTVSTGHLKSIEAPYELVKKMRASIYVLGPLLARFGHTRVSLPGGCAFGPRPVDLHIMVMEKLGATVTIEKGFIDAKVNGRLRGARIDFPISSVGATGNALMAAVTAEGTTILDNAALEPEIECLCNFLVKMGAQIDGIGTTTLTIDGVDQLRAVGFENIFDRIEAGTLLSAAAITGGSVTVTGVVPEQLDSVLDAFRQSGCTVTTTADTVTLSAPEKLMPVDITARPYPEFPTDMQAQWMALMTQAQGDSTIIDRIYHERFNHIPELNRLGAHIEIRDNWALVHGPQELTGTKVMSTDLRASACLVLAGLVAKETTEVLRVYHLDRGYEAIEKKLTALGADIERAKYQEF, encoded by the coding sequence ATGGACAAGCTTGTCATTCGGGGCGGAAAAAAGATTTGCGGCTCCATCGCCGCTTCAGGATCGAAAAATTCCGCGCTTCCGGTCATCGCGGCCACCCTGCTCACCCCTGATGGCGCTTTCGCGATCGATCGCATCCCGGATCTCAAGGATGTCCGCACCTTCATCCAGTTGCTCGAGTATCTCGGCGCGGAGACTTCGTTCGAGAACAATCTGCTGACGGTCTCGACCGGCCACCTCAAGAGTATCGAAGCTCCGTACGAGCTGGTCAAGAAAATGCGCGCCTCGATCTACGTGCTCGGCCCGCTGCTCGCCCGCTTCGGCCACACCCGCGTATCGCTGCCCGGCGGATGCGCCTTCGGTCCACGCCCGGTCGATCTGCACATCATGGTGATGGAGAAGCTCGGCGCGACCGTCACCATCGAGAAAGGGTTTATCGACGCCAAGGTCAACGGCAGGCTGCGCGGCGCGCGCATCGACTTCCCGATCTCATCGGTCGGCGCGACCGGCAACGCCCTGATGGCCGCCGTCACCGCCGAAGGGACGACCATTCTCGACAACGCCGCGCTCGAACCGGAGATCGAGTGCCTCTGCAACTTCCTCGTGAAGATGGGAGCGCAAATCGACGGCATCGGCACCACGACGCTCACCATCGACGGCGTCGATCAGCTCAGGGCAGTCGGCTTCGAGAACATCTTCGACCGCATCGAAGCGGGCACGCTGCTCAGCGCAGCCGCGATCACCGGAGGCAGCGTCACCGTCACCGGCGTGGTGCCGGAGCAGCTCGACTCGGTGCTTGACGCCTTCCGCCAGTCCGGCTGCACGGTCACGACGACCGCCGACACCGTGACGCTCTCCGCGCCGGAAAAGCTGATGCCAGTTGACATTACCGCGCGGCCCTACCCCGAGTTTCCGACCGACATGCAGGCGCAGTGGATGGCGCTCATGACGCAGGCCCAGGGCGACAGCACCATCATCGACCGCATCTACCACGAGCGCTTCAACCACATCCCGGAGCTGAACCGCCTCGGGGCGCATATCGAAATCCGGGACAACTGGGCGCTGGTGCACGGCCCGCAGGAGCTGACCGGTACGAAAGTGATGTCCACCGACCTCCGCGCTTCGGCCTGCCTAGTGCTTGCCGGGCTGGTCGCAAAGGAGACCACCGAAGTGCTGCGCGTCTATCATCTCGACCGCGGCTACGAGGCCATCGAGAAGAAGCTGACGGCGCTCGGAGCCGACATCGAGCGGGCGAAATACCAGGAATTCTGA
- a CDS encoding murein hydrolase activator EnvC family protein: MRMFSGSRSKSVSIIKIVCTCLLLAVTMSLAPAAVRADSREMSRITRERSKVESTLKELKKQLSEYQSKLSSTKKNERRSIADLNNIRNQIKVHERLITENQSLLNHLDGEIDQLQGQLQENRETYRHVSTDFRQVVIAAYKRGGDRDAELMLSSSSVNGAIVRARYMGFLSGSVRSKVNDLQSSAQQLESSRAQLQKTYREKELAMKSQQKELQSYSSKKKEKEQVLTVIQKDKKNYAARITEVRRKQRAMQAKIESLIMAQQELIRKEQERARQEALRRQRLAAERRRMAAESERLKKQAESEKPPTARSGEAPKKPSRQVPATRETPPEEKPVVIDQTESEIDRVSVDFDKGGSLPWPVNNGVVVRKFGSSLDRELNIVTVSNGIDISVPVGTQVKSVSGGKVVQVAFLPTFGNVVIVRHPKSYLTVYANLGRVSVAKGEIIRSRQLLGSSAAMPEGGSTVHFEVWKGKVKQNPQRWLR; this comes from the coding sequence ATGCGAATGTTTTCCGGCAGCCGATCCAAATCGGTCTCCATTATAAAGATTGTCTGCACCTGCCTTCTCCTTGCCGTCACGATGAGCCTTGCGCCCGCCGCTGTCCGCGCGGACAGCCGGGAGATGAGCCGCATCACCCGCGAGCGCAGCAAGGTCGAGAGCACGCTGAAAGAGTTGAAGAAGCAGCTCTCCGAGTACCAGTCGAAGCTCAGCAGCACCAAAAAGAACGAGCGACGCTCGATTGCCGACCTGAACAATATTCGGAATCAGATCAAAGTTCATGAGCGCCTCATCACGGAAAACCAGTCGCTCCTGAATCATCTGGACGGGGAGATCGACCAGCTTCAGGGCCAGCTTCAGGAGAACCGCGAGACCTACCGCCATGTTTCGACCGACTTCCGGCAGGTGGTCATCGCGGCCTACAAGCGAGGCGGAGACCGCGATGCCGAGCTGATGCTCTCTTCGAGCTCGGTCAACGGCGCGATCGTGAGGGCCAGATATATGGGATTTCTGTCTGGATCTGTCAGGTCGAAGGTGAACGACTTGCAGTCGAGCGCGCAGCAGCTCGAGAGCAGCCGGGCGCAGCTTCAGAAGACCTACCGGGAGAAGGAGCTGGCCATGAAGAGCCAGCAAAAAGAGTTGCAGAGCTACTCCTCCAAAAAGAAGGAGAAAGAGCAGGTGCTCACCGTAATTCAGAAAGACAAAAAAAACTACGCTGCTCGCATCACCGAGGTGCGCAGAAAGCAGCGGGCGATGCAGGCGAAAATCGAGTCGCTGATCATGGCGCAGCAAGAGCTGATCCGCAAGGAGCAGGAGCGCGCAAGGCAGGAAGCGCTGCGGCGACAGCGTCTTGCGGCAGAACGCCGCCGGATGGCTGCCGAAAGCGAGCGGCTGAAAAAGCAGGCTGAAAGCGAAAAGCCGCCCACGGCTCGTTCTGGAGAGGCGCCGAAGAAACCATCCCGCCAGGTTCCCGCAACACGCGAAACTCCGCCGGAGGAGAAGCCGGTGGTTATCGATCAGACCGAGTCGGAGATCGACCGGGTGTCGGTCGATTTCGACAAGGGCGGATCGCTGCCGTGGCCGGTCAACAATGGCGTGGTCGTGCGCAAGTTCGGCTCTTCGCTCGACCGGGAGCTGAACATCGTAACCGTCAGCAACGGCATCGATATTTCAGTGCCTGTAGGAACGCAGGTCAAGTCGGTCTCCGGTGGCAAGGTGGTGCAGGTGGCCTTTCTTCCGACCTTCGGCAACGTGGTGATCGTGCGTCATCCGAAATCGTATCTTACGGTGTACGCCAATCTTGGCCGTGTTTCGGTGGCCAAGGGCGAAATTATCCGATCGCGCCAGTTGCTCGGCTCTTCGGCGGCGATGCCCGAAGGCGGCTCGACGGTGCATTTCGAGGTGTGGAAAGGCAAGGTCAAGCAGAATCCTCAAAGATGGCTCAGGTAA